The proteins below come from a single Campylobacter sp. CCUG 57310 genomic window:
- a CDS encoding AAA family ATPase: MRKFKLSKKGIILALALILAILMLNVVLNNRPKSLIYESYEQLLDGNLIKKAMVAQDEIIITTSGGHKYSIVKDGIDMNKLVQKVPVSIDKEYPIVQEILAIIFLIGLGYGALFFYTRFKLRQKNESKNSEKVNVYDSENIFASSVMPAISNVSFSDVAGIKDVKFELSEIVDFLKNPVKYKKFGIKMPKGVLMIGPPGVGKTLVAKAVAGEANVPFFYQSGAAFVQIYVGMGAKRVRELFLKAKAYAPSIIFIDEIDAVGKVRGGSRNDEREATLNQLLTEMDGFEDNSGVIVIAATNRIEMIDEALLRSGRFDRRIYLSMPDFSDRVEILKSYLKDKSSSVSPEDIAKISVGFSGAALATLVNEAAINALRNNKGTIDMSDFESVLNKVLLGKKRVLSYSDEEKKIQALYQSAKALSAYWFGVEFEKISLVEDHFRAAEREIESKTQMLSRIKVCLAGMSALKESRDDVFSNAHSDIAKAKEIAQNMVFEYGMGKTLVPNPADVEAILQEAYSEISEFLRGMKDQTERICEYILTNESIDKASIKNIIQSSYE, translated from the coding sequence ATGCGCAAATTTAAACTTAGCAAAAAGGGAATCATCTTAGCTCTAGCCTTAATACTGGCTATCTTGATGCTTAATGTGGTCTTAAATAACCGACCTAAAAGCCTAATATATGAAAGTTACGAGCAATTACTTGACGGAAATTTGATTAAAAAAGCCATGGTAGCGCAAGATGAGATAATCATAACAACCAGTGGCGGACACAAATACTCTATCGTTAAAGATGGAATCGATATGAATAAATTGGTTCAAAAAGTGCCCGTAAGCATAGATAAAGAGTATCCTATCGTGCAAGAAATTTTAGCGATTATTTTTCTTATCGGGCTTGGTTACGGTGCGCTGTTTTTTTATACAAGATTTAAGCTAAGACAAAAAAACGAAAGCAAAAATAGCGAAAAAGTAAATGTTTATGATTCTGAAAATATCTTTGCAAGCTCGGTGATGCCTGCTATCTCAAACGTAAGCTTTAGTGATGTGGCGGGCATAAAAGACGTAAAATTTGAGCTTAGCGAGATAGTTGATTTCTTAAAAAATCCTGTTAAATATAAAAAATTCGGTATTAAAATGCCAAAAGGCGTGCTTATGATAGGGCCTCCCGGAGTTGGTAAGACGCTTGTAGCAAAGGCTGTGGCAGGAGAAGCTAACGTGCCGTTTTTTTACCAAAGCGGTGCGGCGTTTGTACAAATTTACGTAGGAATGGGCGCAAAAAGGGTTAGAGAGCTGTTTTTAAAGGCTAAGGCTTACGCACCTTCGATAATCTTTATCGACGAGATAGATGCGGTGGGTAAAGTGCGCGGAGGAAGTAGAAACGATGAGCGCGAGGCTACGCTAAATCAGCTTCTTACCGAAATGGACGGTTTTGAGGATAACTCGGGTGTCATAGTGATAGCTGCAACAAATAGGATCGAGATGATAGATGAGGCATTGCTTCGCTCGGGCAGGTTTGATAGGAGAATTTATCTATCGATGCCTGATTTTTCAGATAGAGTTGAAATTTTAAAATCGTATCTGAAAGATAAAAGCTCTAGCGTATCGCCTGAGGATATCGCTAAGATAAGTGTCGGTTTTTCAGGAGCCGCGCTTGCCACTTTGGTTAATGAGGCGGCCATAAACGCACTTAGGAACAACAAAGGCACAATAGATATGAGTGATTTTGAAAGTGTGCTTAATAAAGTCTTGCTTGGTAAAAAACGAGTGCTTAGCTATAGCGACGAAGAGAAGAAAATTCAAGCTCTTTATCAGAGCGCAAAGGCTCTAAGTGCTTATTGGTTTGGGGTTGAATTTGAAAAAATTTCGCTTGTGGAAGATCACTTCAGAGCTGCCGAGCGAGAGATAGAGTCTAAAACGCAAATGCTTTCTCGCATAAAGGTATGCTTGGCGGGTATGAGTGCGCTAAAAGAGAGTAGGGATGATGTGTTTTCAAATGCGCATAGCGACATAGCAAAAGCAAAAGAGATCGCTCAAAATATGGTCTTTGAATACGGCATGGGTAAAACCCTTGTGCCAAATCCTGCCGATGTTGAGGCTATACTTCAAGAGGCTTACAGTGAGATATCGGAATTTTTACGCGGCATGAAGGATCAAACGGAAAGAATTTGCGAATACATATTGACAAACGAAAGTATAGACAAGGCGAGTATTAAAAATATAATACAAAGCTCTTATGAATGA
- a CDS encoding DedA family protein translates to MLNDIINFIVQTVSDWGYIGIFCMMFLESSFFPFPSEIVMIPAGYLASKGEMNIIIAFLAGTGGSLGGAVFNYCLCYFFGRGLIEKYGKFVGITEEKMQKFENFFNKHGEISTFNCRLIPGIRQYISLPAGLAKMNLLKFSLYTTLGAGIWVAILLAVGYYLGTNYDKELFKNIVISILVILAVITAIYIYIKNKRES, encoded by the coding sequence TTGCTTAACGATATTATAAATTTCATAGTTCAGACCGTTAGCGACTGGGGATATATCGGTATATTTTGCATGATGTTTTTGGAAAGTTCGTTTTTTCCATTTCCTAGTGAGATAGTTATGATACCTGCGGGATATCTTGCAAGCAAAGGCGAAATGAACATCATTATAGCCTTTTTAGCAGGCACAGGAGGCTCTTTGGGTGGTGCTGTGTTTAACTACTGCTTGTGCTATTTTTTCGGAAGAGGTCTGATAGAAAAATACGGCAAATTTGTAGGAATTACAGAAGAAAAAATGCAAAAATTTGAAAATTTCTTTAATAAGCACGGTGAAATTTCTACATTTAATTGCAGGTTAATCCCGGGAATTCGTCAATACATCAGTCTTCCTGCAGGACTTGCCAAGATGAATCTGCTTAAATTTTCTCTATACACTACGCTAGGTGCGGGAATTTGGGTGGCGATTTTGCTTGCGGTGGGGTATTATTTGGGGACAAATTACGATAAAGAGCTGTTTAAAAATATAGTCATATCAATACTCGTAATTTTAGCGGTTATAACGGCGATTTATATCTATATAAAAAACAAAAGAGAGTCTTAG
- a CDS encoding methionine ABC transporter ATP-binding protein, with amino-acid sequence MIEISNLIKYYGDTRVIDDVSFTVNESEIFALVGHSGAGKSTLLRCINGLESYKSGSVKVYGKEIKDISANELRHFRKDVGMIFQHFALMARKNVFDNVATPLEFWKYPKGEIQKKVSELLELVGLSNKSKSYPSELSGGQKQRVAIARALALNPKILLSDEATSALDPNTTNSILELLKKINRELKISIVIVTHEMEVVKSTAHRAILLEHGKIIGSGSIEELFLKPDEKMKEFLGEVEILPQNGVNIRLFFPKEVAQKSIITHMARTLNVDFNIVWGKLEKLNENVLGSLVINIDKKDKQKVLEYIKQSGVLWEVA; translated from the coding sequence ATGATAGAAATTTCGAATTTAATCAAATACTATGGCGATACAAGAGTCATAGATGATGTTAGTTTTACAGTAAATGAGAGCGAAATTTTCGCACTTGTCGGACATAGCGGCGCAGGCAAATCCACCCTGCTTCGCTGCATAAACGGACTTGAGAGCTACAAAAGCGGCTCTGTTAAAGTATATGGCAAAGAGATAAAAGATATCAGCGCAAACGAGCTTAGGCACTTTAGAAAAGATGTCGGTATGATATTTCAGCATTTTGCTCTGATGGCTAGAAAAAACGTATTTGATAATGTCGCAACTCCGCTTGAATTTTGGAAATATCCAAAAGGCGAAATTCAAAAAAAAGTAAGCGAACTGCTTGAACTCGTAGGACTAAGCAACAAATCAAAAAGCTATCCAAGCGAACTAAGCGGTGGTCAAAAGCAGCGCGTAGCCATAGCAAGAGCGCTTGCTTTAAATCCTAAAATTTTATTAAGCGACGAGGCGACTTCAGCCCTTGATCCAAATACGACAAATTCGATTCTCGAGCTTTTAAAAAAGATCAATCGCGAGTTAAAAATAAGCATAGTTATCGTTACTCACGAGATGGAAGTGGTAAAATCAACCGCACATAGAGCAATTTTGCTTGAACACGGCAAAATCATAGGCTCAGGAAGCATTGAAGAGCTATTTTTAAAGCCCGATGAGAAGATGAAGGAATTTTTAGGAGAGGTTGAAATTTTACCTCAAAACGGGGTTAATATCCGCTTATTTTTTCCAAAAGAGGTAGCGCAAAAAAGCATTATAACTCATATGGCGCGAACGCTAAATGTCGATTTTAACATCGTCTGGGGTAAGCTTGAAAAGCTAAATGAAAACGTCCTTGGCTCGCTTGTGATAAATATAGATAAAAAAGACAAGCAAAAAGTGCTAGAGTATATCAAGCAAAGTGGCGTTTTATGGGAGGTGGCGTAA
- a CDS encoding methionine ABC transporter permease encodes MFGIDFSKFPSVFERILLPAINETLYMSLVSTFLAFLLGLIPAVLLVLSDKDGLKPNKKLYLVLDIIVNTLRSFPFIILIIVLFPFTKMIVGTSIGTTAAIVPLTIGAAPFIARLIESALKEVDKGIIEAAKSFGASNSQIIFKIMFVEALPGIISAITLTLIVIVGFSAMAGAVGGGGLGAVAINYGYQRFRPDIMLYTVVILIIMVQIFQSIGNLLYKITKK; translated from the coding sequence ATGTTTGGGATAGATTTTTCTAAATTTCCAAGCGTGTTTGAGCGAATTTTACTTCCTGCGATAAATGAGACACTTTATATGAGCTTGGTTTCTACATTTTTAGCGTTTCTGCTTGGGCTTATCCCTGCAGTGCTCTTAGTGCTTAGCGATAAAGACGGACTTAAACCAAACAAAAAGCTGTATCTAGTGCTTGATATAATCGTAAACACTTTAAGAAGCTTTCCGTTTATAATACTCATCATCGTACTTTTCCCGTTTACTAAGATGATAGTAGGCACAAGTATCGGCACAACGGCAGCCATCGTGCCTCTTACCATAGGTGCGGCACCTTTTATCGCAAGACTCATTGAAAGCGCACTAAAAGAGGTTGATAAAGGTATAATTGAAGCTGCAAAGAGCTTTGGAGCCTCAAATTCGCAGATAATATTTAAGATAATGTTCGTTGAAGCGCTTCCCGGCATAATATCTGCCATAACTCTTACTTTGATAGTTATAGTTGGCTTTTCGGCGATGGCAGGAGCGGTAGGCGGAGGCGGTCTTGGAGCAGTTGCGATCAACTACGGATATCAACGCTTTAGACCTGATATAATGCTTTATACCGTGGTTATCTTAATCATAATGGTTCAAATTTTCCAGTCAATCGGAAATTTACTCTACAAAATAACAAAAAAGTAG
- a CDS encoding MetQ/NlpA family ABC transporter substrate-binding protein translates to MKFSKILLGALLAVTLSSADKAKTIIVGATPVPHAEILEVAKPLLEKDGFKLEIKEFNDYTIPNLATEDGDLDANFFQHLPYLNEFNKNKGTHLVKTVGVHLEPMGVYSAKIKDLNELKNGDTVAIPNDPTNESRALDVLASTGLIKLNDNPLKTPLDIVENPKNLKFSEIEAAQIPRTLNDVTIAVINTNYALNAKLNPSKDALALESKESPYTNYVVVKAGNENSPKTKALNKAINSDEIRSFIKSKYEGAILPSF, encoded by the coding sequence ATGAAATTTTCTAAAATTCTACTTGGTGCACTACTTGCAGTAACTTTAAGCTCAGCCGATAAAGCTAAAACAATCATAGTTGGCGCTACGCCTGTTCCTCACGCAGAAATTCTCGAAGTTGCCAAACCTCTACTTGAAAAAGACGGATTTAAGCTTGAAATAAAAGAGTTTAACGACTACACTATACCAAATTTGGCAACTGAAGATGGCGATCTTGACGCAAATTTCTTCCAGCATTTGCCTTACTTAAACGAATTTAATAAAAACAAAGGCACTCATCTGGTTAAAACTGTAGGCGTTCACCTTGAGCCAATGGGAGTTTATTCGGCTAAAATAAAAGATTTAAACGAGCTAAAAAACGGCGACACCGTAGCGATACCAAATGATCCTACAAACGAAAGTCGTGCATTAGACGTACTCGCAAGCACAGGACTTATCAAACTAAACGATAATCCGCTTAAAACTCCGCTTGATATAGTAGAAAATCCTAAAAATCTAAAATTTAGCGAGATTGAAGCAGCGCAAATTCCAAGAACATTAAATGATGTAACTATAGCTGTTATCAACACAAACTACGCTCTAAATGCCAAGCTAAACCCGTCAAAAGACGCACTTGCTCTTGAAAGCAAAGAAAGTCCTTACACAAACTACGTGGTAGTAAAAGCGGGTAATGAAAATAGCCCCAAAACAAAAGCTTTGAATAAAGCTATAAATTCAGATGAGATCAGAAGCTTTATAAAGAGCAAATACGAAGGCGCTATACTTCCGTCATTTTAA
- a CDS encoding valine--tRNA ligase, which produces MSFYNAKEVEEKFYKIWEERGYFEIDANKDIQKEGRKFCIMMPPPNVTGSLHIGHSLTFTLQDIMTRYKRMDGYKTLWQPGLDHAGIATQNVVEKQLLAQGITKESIGREEFVNRVWQWKEKSGGMIVHQMRRLGITPAWSRQRFTMDEGLKKAVKKAFVKLYENGTIVRGNYMINWCTHDGALSDIEVEHKDNKGKLYHIRYYFADEPSKFVIVATTRPETYFGDTAVMVNPNDERYKHLIGKKVILPIINREIEIIADEHVDMEFGTGLVKVTPAHDMNDYEVGKRHNLDFITCFDEAGILNEECAQFKGLERLEARDIIVSELEKIGNIEKIEDYENQVGYCYRCKNVVEPYISKQWFVKREIADQAIADVTSGLAKFYPPHWINSFNAWMRELRDWCISRQLWWGHQIPVFYCDDCGHEWADEGEPTECRKCKSKNFHQDPDVLDTWFSSGLWPFSTLGWGNGDELKDEKWFENDLAEFYPNNLLITGFDILFFWVARMMFQGQNALGKLPFSDIYLHALVKDEQGRKMSKSLGNVIDPLDSIEEYSADILRFTLALLAVQGRDIKLSDDKMKLVRNFTNKLYNASKYLLLNESKFEDLHKIELKTKLGIYMASRFSECVKQVRENIDAYRFNDAANALYKFLWDEFCDWGIELSKADKSSVKELGSIFKEAMRLLSPFMPFISEYLYHELSGTNLENSSSIMISRYPEIKEQNLEIEGIFSLVIEAIVAIRRAKATIDLGNSKISKAYVKLNRSENLSEAKEYIALLAKCEQIDFVSSKIDDAVCDVSENLEVFISLEGVDMSAMISRLTAQKNKLEKEIMKLSNMLNNEKFVANAPADVIETNKAGLASAKEQFEKVEAELKKFSK; this is translated from the coding sequence GTGAGTTTTTACAACGCAAAAGAGGTTGAAGAAAAATTTTATAAAATTTGGGAAGAGCGCGGATATTTCGAGATTGACGCAAACAAAGATATCCAAAAAGAAGGTCGCAAATTTTGCATTATGATGCCTCCTCCAAATGTAACCGGTTCGCTTCACATAGGACACTCTCTTACCTTTACGCTTCAAGACATAATGACAAGATATAAAAGAATGGACGGCTACAAGACGCTTTGGCAGCCGGGACTTGATCATGCGGGAATCGCCACTCAAAACGTCGTTGAAAAGCAGCTTTTAGCTCAAGGAATAACAAAAGAGAGTATAGGACGCGAAGAGTTTGTAAATCGCGTATGGCAATGGAAGGAAAAAAGCGGTGGCATGATAGTTCATCAGATGCGCCGTCTTGGGATAACTCCTGCTTGGAGTCGCCAAAGATTTACCATGGATGAGGGGCTTAAAAAGGCTGTCAAGAAGGCCTTTGTAAAGCTTTATGAAAATGGCACGATAGTTCGCGGAAACTACATGATAAACTGGTGTACGCATGACGGAGCGCTTAGCGATATCGAAGTCGAGCACAAAGACAACAAAGGCAAGCTGTATCATATAAGGTATTATTTTGCCGATGAGCCTAGTAAATTTGTAATAGTCGCTACGACTCGTCCGGAAACCTACTTTGGCGATACAGCCGTAATGGTCAATCCAAACGACGAAAGATATAAGCATTTGATAGGTAAAAAAGTAATCTTGCCTATCATAAACCGCGAGATAGAGATAATTGCCGATGAGCACGTGGATATGGAGTTTGGAACAGGACTTGTTAAAGTTACTCCGGCTCACGATATGAATGACTACGAGGTCGGCAAGCGCCATAATTTGGATTTTATCACATGCTTTGACGAGGCCGGAATCCTAAACGAAGAGTGCGCACAGTTTAAAGGTCTTGAGCGCCTTGAAGCAAGAGATATCATAGTTTCAGAGCTTGAAAAAATCGGCAATATCGAAAAGATTGAAGATTATGAAAATCAAGTAGGCTACTGCTATCGCTGCAAAAATGTCGTAGAGCCTTACATCTCAAAGCAGTGGTTTGTAAAACGCGAGATAGCCGATCAGGCAATTGCAGATGTAACAAGCGGTCTTGCTAAATTTTACCCTCCGCACTGGATAAATAGCTTTAACGCTTGGATGAGAGAACTTCGCGACTGGTGTATATCTCGCCAGCTTTGGTGGGGACACCAAATTCCCGTTTTTTATTGCGATGATTGCGGTCATGAGTGGGCTGATGAGGGCGAACCGACAGAGTGTAGAAAGTGTAAAAGCAAAAATTTCCATCAAGATCCGGACGTGCTTGATACTTGGTTTTCTAGCGGTCTTTGGCCTTTTAGCACGCTTGGCTGGGGTAACGGCGATGAGCTTAAAGATGAAAAATGGTTTGAAAACGATTTAGCTGAATTTTATCCCAACAACCTTCTCATAACGGGCTTTGATATCTTGTTTTTCTGGGTAGCAAGGATGATGTTTCAGGGGCAAAATGCACTAGGCAAGCTTCCTTTTAGCGATATATACCTGCATGCTTTAGTTAAGGACGAGCAAGGCAGAAAGATGAGTAAAAGCCTTGGAAACGTCATAGATCCGCTTGATAGTATTGAGGAATATAGTGCGGACATCTTGCGCTTTACGCTTGCCTTGCTTGCAGTTCAAGGGCGAGATATAAAGCTAAGCGACGATAAGATGAAGCTAGTAAGAAATTTCACCAACAAGCTTTATAACGCCAGCAAATACCTGCTACTAAACGAGAGCAAATTTGAAGATCTTCACAAGATAGAGCTTAAAACAAAGCTTGGAATTTATATGGCTAGCCGCTTTAGCGAGTGTGTTAAACAGGTGCGCGAAAATATCGACGCTTACCGATTTAATGACGCTGCAAATGCACTTTATAAATTCCTTTGGGATGAATTTTGCGACTGGGGAATCGAGCTTAGTAAAGCCGATAAAAGTAGCGTAAAAGAGCTTGGAAGCATATTTAAAGAGGCGATGAGGCTACTAAGTCCTTTTATGCCTTTTATAAGCGAATACTTATATCACGAGCTAAGCGGTACAAATTTAGAAAACTCTAGCTCGATAATGATCTCGCGCTATCCTGAGATAAAAGAGCAAAATTTAGAGATCGAAGGCATTTTTTCACTTGTAATCGAAGCGATAGTTGCCATAAGACGTGCAAAAGCAACTATCGATCTAGGAAATTCAAAGATCTCAAAGGCTTATGTAAAGCTAAATAGAAGCGAAAATTTAAGCGAGGCAAAAGAGTATATCGCCCTACTTGCCAAATGCGAACAAATCGATTTTGTAAGCAGCAAGATAGATGACGCTGTATGCGATGTAAGCGAAAATTTAGAGGTATTTATCTCGCTTGAAGGAGTTGATATGTCGGCGATGATAAGTAGATTAACCGCGCAGAAAAACAAGCTTGAAAAGGAGATAATGAAGCTTTCAAACATGCTTAATAACGAAAAATTTGTGGCAAATGCTCCTGCTGATGTCATAGAGACAAACAAAGCCGGTCTTGCAAGCGCAAAAGAGCAGTTTGAAAAAGTAGAAGCTGAGCTTAAAAAATTCAGCAAATAA
- the mog gene encoding molybdopterin adenylyltransferase, producing the protein MKIKIGILTLSDRASDGTYEDLSGPAIKEVLDGWITSEREYVYEVIPDEFELIKERLINMSDNLKCDLILTTGGTGPALRDVTPEATEAVCEKMMPGFGELMRTASLKYVPTAILSRQTAGIRKNSLIVNLPGNPKAIRECLEPIFPAIPYCIDLIEGGYIQTDENIMKVFRPKQKKIS; encoded by the coding sequence ATGAAGATAAAAATAGGAATTTTAACGCTTAGCGATAGAGCTAGTGACGGTACTTACGAGGATTTATCAGGGCCTGCGATAAAAGAAGTTTTAGACGGTTGGATAACAAGTGAACGTGAGTATGTATATGAGGTGATTCCCGATGAATTTGAGTTAATCAAAGAAAGACTCATAAATATGAGTGATAACTTAAAATGCGATCTCATACTAACAACAGGCGGCACGGGTCCTGCACTTCGTGACGTAACTCCTGAGGCGACCGAGGCTGTTTGTGAAAAGATGATGCCGGGCTTTGGCGAGCTTATGAGAACCGCAAGCTTAAAGTACGTCCCTACGGCGATTTTATCACGTCAAACCGCAGGAATTCGTAAAAACAGCCTGATAGTAAATTTGCCTGGCAATCCAAAGGCTATTCGTGAGTGTTTAGAGCCGATATTTCCTGCGATTCCGTATTGTATAGACCTTATAGAGGGCGGATATATACAAACCGATGAAAATATAATGAAGGTCTTTAGACCAAAGCAAAAGAAGATTTCTTAA